A DNA window from Allokutzneria albata contains the following coding sequences:
- a CDS encoding sigma-70 family RNA polymerase sigma factor codes for MTNMGDGLDALVGASLDGDRQAIERLLAAIRPLVVRYCRARVGRQERSYASADDVAQEVCLAVLTALPNYRDQGRPFLAFVYGIAAHKVADAHRSAARNRSEPVSEVPDSPETGAGPEQRAMQGELSERMAQIMRVLPPKQREILMLRVVVGLSAEETADAVGSTPGAVRVAQHRALARLRKTLAAEEVY; via the coding sequence ATGACCAACATGGGGGACGGGCTGGACGCCCTTGTAGGTGCTTCGCTCGATGGCGACCGCCAGGCGATCGAGCGCCTACTGGCAGCTATCCGTCCCCTTGTGGTGCGGTACTGCCGCGCCAGAGTCGGAAGGCAAGAGCGGTCGTACGCTTCCGCGGACGACGTGGCCCAGGAGGTGTGTCTCGCCGTGCTGACGGCGCTGCCGAACTACCGGGACCAGGGAAGGCCCTTCCTGGCCTTCGTGTACGGCATTGCCGCGCACAAGGTCGCGGACGCGCACCGTTCGGCCGCGCGCAACCGGTCCGAACCGGTCTCGGAGGTGCCGGACTCCCCGGAGACCGGCGCGGGACCGGAGCAGCGGGCCATGCAGGGTGAGCTCTCCGAGCGCATGGCGCAGATCATGCGGGTGCTGCCGCCCAAGCAGCGGGAGATCCTGATGCTGCGGGTGGTCGTCGGCCTCTCCGCGGAGGAGACGGCGGACGCCGTGGGCTCCACGCCCGGTGCGGTGCGGGTCGCCCAGCACCGCGCGCTGGCCAGGTTGCGGAAGACGTTAGCGGCGGAGGAGGTGTACTGA
- a CDS encoding WhiB family transcriptional regulator: MADTRRLPGPNADLWDWQLEGSCRGMDSAFFFHPDGERGPARARREARAKAVCQRCPVLDMCRKHALAVQEPYGIWGGMSESERETIISARRRKIALAPTA, translated from the coding sequence ATGGCGGACACTCGGCGACTTCCGGGGCCCAACGCGGACCTGTGGGACTGGCAGCTGGAAGGTTCGTGCCGCGGCATGGACAGCGCGTTCTTCTTCCACCCCGACGGTGAACGAGGACCAGCCCGCGCACGGCGCGAAGCCCGGGCGAAAGCGGTCTGCCAGCGCTGTCCCGTACTGGACATGTGCCGCAAGCACGCGCTCGCGGTGCAGGAGCCCTACGGCATCTGGGGCGGCATGTCGGAGTCGGAGCGCGAGACGATCATCAGTGCCCGCCGGCGCAAGATCGCGCTGGC
- a CDS encoding anti-sigma-D factor RsdA: MVERDDDLDGPTVRRIGRERRSSAVLPSDTAWSAENGDNEPLDLVAVQADDALLDTLRSSDSVNGGIADPELSALLLSWRREVDSESIGELVDLDTAVATIDAAKARRRPRHRLLIPLASAAAVLAIAFTGVGLAARDAQPGDALWGLAKVLYSEHTRSVENAASAKDDLNLAAMALRHGNYNEAAAALTRAVKKLEVVAAEDGAAALIDQHQNLVKQLVTSSPQTPPPPPVNNPSVTPSPTPGNPSPTTVPQSNSHTSATTTTQVPPTTTTTPPTTTTPPVTTTPSTTDSTTGGSGTNTGGNGTPTEGSPRAGHGQPQPPGPVAGPSSGG; this comes from the coding sequence ATGGTTGAGCGGGACGACGACCTGGACGGTCCGACCGTGCGCCGGATCGGTCGGGAGCGGCGGTCCTCCGCAGTGCTCCCCTCGGACACCGCGTGGTCCGCCGAGAACGGTGACAACGAACCACTCGACCTGGTCGCGGTGCAGGCGGACGACGCGCTGCTGGACACGCTGCGCTCCTCCGACTCCGTGAACGGCGGTATCGCCGACCCCGAACTCTCCGCCCTCCTGCTGTCCTGGCGCAGGGAGGTCGACTCCGAGTCCATCGGCGAGCTGGTCGACCTGGACACCGCCGTGGCCACCATCGACGCCGCCAAGGCGCGGCGCAGGCCCCGGCACCGCCTGCTGATCCCGCTGGCCTCCGCGGCCGCCGTGCTGGCCATCGCCTTCACCGGCGTCGGCCTCGCCGCCCGCGACGCCCAGCCCGGTGACGCGCTCTGGGGCCTGGCCAAGGTCCTCTACTCCGAGCACACCCGGTCGGTGGAGAACGCCGCATCGGCCAAGGACGACCTCAACCTGGCCGCGATGGCGCTGCGGCACGGCAACTACAACGAGGCGGCCGCCGCGCTGACCCGCGCGGTGAAGAAGCTGGAGGTCGTCGCGGCCGAGGACGGTGCCGCCGCGCTGATCGACCAGCACCAGAACCTGGTCAAGCAGCTGGTGACCTCGTCCCCGCAGACGCCTCCGCCGCCGCCGGTGAACAACCCCTCGGTGACCCCGTCGCCGACCCCGGGGAACCCTTCGCCGACCACAGTGCCGCAGAGCAACTCCCACACCTCGGCGACCACCACCACGCAGGTGCCGCCGACGACCACGACGACGCCGCCCACCACGACCACCCCGCCGGTGACGACGACCCCGTCGACCACCGACTCGACAACGGGTGGCAGCGGGACGAACACCGGTGGCAACGGCACGCCCACCGAGGGCAGCCCGAGGGCCGGTCACGGTCAGCCGCAGCCACCGGGGCCGGTCGCCGGGCCCTCGTCCGGCGGCTGA
- the guaB gene encoding IMP dehydrogenase translates to MTSELSAHGVPSKFAMLGLTFDDVLLLPAASDVVPNEVDTSTRISRNITLRVPLVSSAMDTVTESRMAIAMARAGGMGVLHRNIAAGDQAAQVEVVKRSEAGMVTDPVTCSADDTLAEVDALCARFRISGVPVTDDDGKLVGIITNRDMRFEMDHSKPVHEVMTKGPLVTAQIGVSAEAALGLLRRHKIEKLPVVDGDNRLRGLITVKDFVKTEKYPLATKDPDGRLVVGAAVGTGEESYQRAMLLNEAGVDVIVVDSAHGHQRNVLEMVAKLKGELGDNVDVVGGNVATRAGAQALIDAGADAIKVGVGPGSICTTRVVAGVGAPQITAIYEAAQACQAAGVPLIGDGGIQYSGDIAKAIAAGASTVMLGSLLAGTAESPGDLILVNGKQFKTYRGMGSLGAMQSRGQAKSYSKDRYFQDDVLSEDKLVPEGIEGRIPFRGPLSQVVHQLVGGLRSAMGYTGSAGIAELQQAQLVRITAAGLKESHPHDITMTVEAPNYTTR, encoded by the coding sequence ATGACCAGCGAGCTCTCCGCTCACGGCGTTCCGTCCAAGTTCGCAATGCTCGGGTTGACCTTCGACGACGTGCTGCTGCTGCCAGCCGCGTCGGACGTGGTGCCGAACGAGGTCGACACCAGCACCCGGATCTCCCGCAACATCACGCTGCGCGTCCCGCTGGTCTCCTCGGCGATGGACACCGTCACCGAGTCGCGGATGGCGATCGCCATGGCCCGCGCCGGTGGCATGGGCGTGCTGCACCGCAACATCGCCGCCGGCGACCAGGCCGCGCAGGTCGAGGTGGTCAAGCGCTCCGAGGCGGGCATGGTGACCGACCCGGTGACCTGCTCGGCCGACGACACCCTGGCCGAGGTGGACGCGCTGTGCGCCCGCTTCCGCATCTCCGGCGTCCCGGTCACCGACGACGACGGCAAGCTGGTCGGCATCATCACCAACCGCGACATGCGGTTCGAGATGGACCACAGCAAGCCGGTGCACGAGGTGATGACCAAGGGGCCGCTGGTCACCGCCCAGATCGGCGTCTCGGCCGAGGCCGCGCTCGGCCTGCTGCGCAGGCACAAGATCGAGAAGCTGCCGGTGGTGGACGGCGACAACCGGCTGCGCGGGCTGATCACCGTCAAGGACTTCGTCAAGACCGAGAAGTACCCGCTGGCCACCAAGGACCCGGACGGCAGGCTCGTGGTCGGTGCCGCGGTCGGCACCGGTGAGGAGTCCTACCAGCGCGCGATGCTGCTCAACGAGGCGGGCGTCGACGTGATCGTGGTGGACAGCGCGCACGGCCACCAGCGCAACGTGCTGGAGATGGTGGCCAAGCTCAAGGGCGAGCTCGGCGACAACGTCGACGTGGTCGGCGGCAACGTGGCCACCCGTGCGGGCGCCCAGGCGCTGATCGACGCGGGGGCCGACGCGATCAAGGTCGGCGTCGGGCCGGGCTCCATCTGCACCACCCGCGTGGTCGCGGGCGTCGGCGCGCCGCAGATCACCGCGATCTACGAGGCCGCCCAGGCGTGCCAGGCGGCGGGCGTCCCGCTGATCGGCGACGGCGGCATCCAGTACTCCGGGGACATCGCCAAGGCCATCGCGGCCGGGGCCAGCACGGTCATGCTGGGCAGCCTGCTCGCGGGCACCGCCGAATCGCCGGGTGACCTGATCCTGGTCAACGGCAAGCAGTTCAAGACCTACCGCGGCATGGGATCGCTCGGTGCCATGCAGTCGAGGGGCCAGGCGAAGTCCTACTCCAAGGACCGCTACTTCCAGGACGACGTGCTCTCCGAGGACAAGCTCGTCCCCGAGGGCATCGAGGGCCGCATCCCGTTCCGCGGGCCGCTGTCCCAGGTCGTGCACCAGCTCGTCGGCGGTCTGCGCTCGGCCATGGGCTACACCGGTTCGGCGGGCATCGCCGAGCTCCAGCAGGCCCAGCTGGTGCGGATCACCGCCGCCGGGCTGAAGGAGAGCCACCCGCACGACATCACCATGACGGTGGAAGCGCCCAACTACACCACCCGGTGA
- a CDS encoding MerR family transcriptional regulator: MTVAAVASRLGVAPATLRTWDRRYGLGPSGHTSGRHRRYGSKDIARLELMQRALLRGASPADAARYALSVPLPAAPQSVERAAARPVGVELLVSGGRSGAAEDYEFEDDDPPLLISGGDGGSLGIGPRGRQGGRGLKLPGACRTARGLSRAALAMDADAIQQVLAKALAEDGVVPTWDEVIRPVLCALAERWEHAGVGVEIERLLSEEIIVALSRVIALAPPPRNPRPVLLACVPEEQHSLPLYPLSCSLALNGVSVRRLGASLPIDALVAAARRLAPAAVVLWAHLPRNADPSVFDALPKTRQRTRLFVGGPGWAAIDLPRHVQYLDDLSSGTERILRAVLPGV; this comes from the coding sequence CTGACCGTCGCCGCCGTTGCGAGCAGGCTCGGAGTCGCCCCCGCGACCCTGCGGACGTGGGACCGCCGGTACGGCCTCGGGCCGAGCGGGCACACCAGCGGCAGGCACCGCCGGTACGGCTCCAAGGACATCGCGCGACTGGAACTGATGCAGCGGGCGCTGCTGCGCGGGGCCTCACCCGCCGACGCCGCCCGGTACGCGTTGAGCGTGCCGCTGCCCGCGGCGCCGCAGTCCGTCGAGCGGGCCGCCGCGCGCCCGGTCGGAGTGGAGCTGCTGGTCAGCGGGGGCCGCTCCGGCGCGGCCGAGGACTACGAGTTCGAGGACGACGACCCGCCACTGTTGATCAGTGGCGGTGACGGCGGCTCGCTGGGCATCGGACCCCGGGGCCGTCAGGGCGGACGCGGGCTGAAGCTGCCGGGGGCCTGCCGCACGGCGCGCGGGCTCAGCCGGGCGGCGCTGGCCATGGACGCCGACGCCATCCAGCAGGTGCTCGCGAAGGCGCTCGCCGAGGACGGGGTCGTGCCCACCTGGGACGAGGTGATCCGGCCGGTGCTCTGCGCGCTGGCGGAGCGCTGGGAGCACGCCGGGGTCGGCGTCGAGATCGAACGCCTGCTGAGCGAGGAGATCATCGTGGCGCTCAGCCGCGTGATCGCGCTGGCCCCGCCGCCGCGCAACCCGCGCCCGGTCCTGCTCGCGTGCGTCCCGGAAGAACAGCACAGCCTTCCGCTCTACCCGCTTTCCTGTTCCCTGGCGCTCAACGGCGTCTCCGTGCGCAGGCTCGGCGCGTCGCTGCCGATCGACGCGCTCGTCGCGGCGGCGCGCAGGCTCGCCCCCGCAGCGGTCGTGCTCTGGGCGCACCTGCCGCGCAACGCCGACCCCTCGGTCTTCGACGCCCTGCCGAAGACGCGGCAGCGGACCCGGCTGTTCGTCGGCGGACCGGGCTGGGCGGCGATCGACCTGCCGCGGCACGTCCAGTACCTGGACGACCTGAGCTCCGGCACCGAGCGCATCCTCCGCGCGGTCCTGCCGGGTGTCTGA
- a CDS encoding response regulator transcription factor, translated as MTTVLICDDRRSVREGLTRVMSAVPGVSRIDCVAHGDELLARFSRQAVDVVLVGTQRAVPTGVEATRRLVSAHPQANVIVFGAPDDAGSIAAAIAGGARGYLRWDASRPELVAALAHTLASTSVPAPRQPSDPGVQLTERELQVLRGMSQGKSNGQIGRELYLSEDTVKTHARRLFRKLGVRDRAQAVAHGFRRGLVS; from the coding sequence GTGACGACGGTCCTGATCTGTGATGACCGGCGTAGCGTCCGGGAGGGTCTCACCCGCGTGATGTCGGCTGTCCCCGGTGTGAGCCGTATCGATTGTGTGGCTCACGGTGATGAGCTGCTCGCGCGCTTCTCACGGCAGGCAGTCGACGTCGTCCTGGTGGGCACTCAGCGCGCTGTGCCAACGGGCGTCGAAGCCACTCGCCGCCTGGTCTCCGCCCACCCGCAGGCGAACGTGATCGTTTTCGGCGCTCCTGACGACGCCGGAAGCATCGCGGCCGCCATCGCTGGTGGGGCACGTGGCTACCTGAGGTGGGACGCCTCGCGCCCGGAGCTGGTCGCCGCGCTGGCGCACACGCTCGCCAGCACCTCCGTCCCGGCCCCGCGCCAGCCCTCCGACCCGGGGGTCCAGCTCACCGAGCGGGAGCTCCAGGTGCTGCGCGGGATGAGCCAGGGCAAGAGCAACGGCCAGATCGGCCGCGAGCTCTACCTGTCCGAGGACACGGTGAAGACCCACGCGCGCCGCTTGTTCCGCAAGCTCGGCGTCCGTGACCGTGCCCAGGCGGTCGCCCACGGCTTCCGGCGCGGCCTGGTCTCCTGA
- a CDS encoding DUF5319 domain-containing protein, producing the protein MPHDALPPDPFAGDPNDPARALDAVQEDPAEPLTEHERAELLSDLTDLAVYQALLEPREIRGIVVDCGDCSEPHYHDWELLRASLHQLLKDGRMRPHEPAFDPDPSAYVTWEYCRGFADGVTTIESRR; encoded by the coding sequence GTGCCGCACGACGCCTTGCCCCCTGACCCGTTCGCGGGCGACCCGAACGACCCCGCTCGGGCGCTGGACGCGGTCCAGGAGGACCCGGCCGAGCCGCTGACCGAGCACGAACGTGCCGAGCTGCTCTCCGACCTCACCGATCTCGCCGTCTACCAGGCGCTGCTGGAACCGCGCGAGATCAGGGGCATCGTGGTCGACTGCGGGGACTGCAGCGAGCCGCACTACCACGACTGGGAGCTGCTGCGGGCGAGCCTGCACCAGCTGCTCAAGGACGGCAGGATGCGGCCGCACGAGCCCGCCTTCGACCCCGACCCCTCGGCGTATGTGACCTGGGAGTACTGCCGGGGCTTCGCCGACGGTGTGACCACGATCGAGAGCAGGCGCTAG